The following proteins are encoded in a genomic region of Sparus aurata chromosome 23, fSpaAur1.1, whole genome shotgun sequence:
- the LOC115574956 gene encoding uncharacterized protein LOC115574956: MNHQDIKEAVLLFLPGLSVETLTSLMEGFEELSVETREDLALVQEKDLEQYLRPIQCQKTAEWLLGLPVLDIDFVVSSPPGSSTPYPSSSSSENTLSSPSPTLPDQQWFTNFRVRWYKTPAAVQKALADQTRPSPGDRREMVKVVVDQMLENDPNPTRAMCQCIARSIVRDYPKTFADVGKKGDIIGDGCHSLLQQIKTRVEYKNIKNTLARQRRERRPRTGVADGAREVARGPVDQYGCVRWCPAERPPGETEATLLEMKSQLCKMYTEEGMGGEERADPLMEKTFIIQRQYLNSVPAPAIAEIKEEWPFLFSQRGLYSHFGLLTDVSILNKLQEALNNKGSTVICFCQEHSRRPGIQDVLNNYEPETSDKAACVLMLLMAYFREPKNAIMLENDPCATAADVQRTVTLPSTPCLIVQGDLMKPSTWMLSIEGQVVMGPHDGFIDGIAAVFASCYNFNLQYPEDGSCTLEFIYRCFLGINPEIGSKSKKRGGINQRVSTLQRKLVDFEWSV, encoded by the exons ATGAATCATCAAGACATAAAGGAAGCAGTCTTATTGTTTCTACCAGGCCTTTCTGTCGAAACCCTGACTTCCTTGATGGAAGGGTTTGAAGAGCTTAGTGTGGAGACCAGAGAAGACCTTGCTTTGGTACAAGAAAAGGATCTGGAGCAATACCTCAGACCAATCCAGTGTCAAAAAACTGCTGAATGGC tTCTAGGACTTCCAGTGCTTGACATAGACtttgttgtttcctctcctcccggCTCAAGTACTCCATATCCATCATCATCAAGCTCCGAAAACACACTTTCTTCGCCGTCACCCACACTGCCTGACCAGCAATGGTTTACAAACTTCCGGGTCAGATGGTACAAGACGCCAGCAGCAGTTCAAAAAGCATTGGCAGATCAAACAAGACCATCACCAGGGGACAGAAGAGAGATGGTGAAGGTAGTGGTGGACCAAATGTTGGAAAATGATCCCAACCCAACCAGAGCAATGTGTCAGTGTATCGCCCGGAGCATTGTTAGGGACTATCCGAAAACTTTTGCCGATGTCGGGAAAAAAGGAGACATTATTGGAGATGGCTGTCACTCTCTTCTTCAGCAGATTAAAACAAGAGTggaatataaaaatataaaaaacactcTTGCTCGGCAACGCAGAGAGAGAAGGCCCCGCACTGGGGTGGCAGATGGGGCCAGAGAAGTGGCAAGAGGCCCTGTGGACCAGTATGGATGTGTGAGGTGGTGTCCTGCAGAACGTCCTCCTGGAGAGACTGAGGCAACCTTGCTTGAAATGAAAAGTCAACTGTGCAAAATGTACACAGAGGAAGGCATGGGCGGCGAAGAGAGAGCTGACCCTCTCATGGAGAAGACATTCATCATTCAGCGCCAGTACCTGAACAGTGTGCCTGCACCAGCCATTGCAGAAATTAAGGAGGAATGGCCTTTTCTCTTCTCGCAAAGAGGACTTTACTCCCACTTTGGTCTGCTGACAGATGTCTCCATCCTCAATAAGTTGCAAGAGGCCCTGAACAATAAAGGCAGCACAGTCATTTGTTTCTGTCAGGAACACAGCCGTCGTCCTGGGATCCAGGATGTCCTGAACAATTACGAGCCAGAGACTTCAGACAAGGCTGCATGTGTCCTTATGCTCCTGATGGCATACTTCAGAGAGCCCAAGAATGCCATCATGCTTGAGAATGAT CCGTGTGCCACAGCCGCTGATGTCCAAAGAACAGTGACATTACCGAGCACCCCCTGCCTGATTGTCCAAG GTGACTTGATGAAGCCTAGCACTTGGATGCTGTCCATTGAAGGACAGGTGGTGATGGGACCACATGACGGCTTCATCGATGGGATAGCTGCGGTTTTTGCAAGCTGCTATAACTTCAATCTGCAATATCCTGAAGATGGCTCATGCACTTTGGAGTTTA TTTACAGGTGCTTCTTGGGCATTAACCCTGAGATCGGCTCGAAGTCAAAAAAGCGTGGAGGCATCAATCAGCGTGTGAGCACGCTCCAGAGAAAGCTTGTCGACTTCGAGTGGTCAGTTTAA